Proteins from a genomic interval of Colletotrichum higginsianum IMI 349063 chromosome 6, whole genome shotgun sequence:
- a CDS encoding putative Epoxide hydrolase yields the protein MASSSLPSKTLQVSPTITYKYYYSPASEPALQTLLFLHGFPSTAADFRPQLEHFASRGYGVLAPDLLGYGGTSKPADAREYVWRAMSAHVAAILDAEGLAGRAVVGVGHDLGSWFLSRLCHLLPPRLGLAGLVFLDVGYAPPGGRFDVEAINRVTADAATGDERFRYWDLFAGGPEAVALMDREAASVVSLMHAPPGVMAANLGPRGRAREWVSAGRVVAPAAAAAAGDAFATEAYLREKTAVFQEGGWTGPTNWYRALRDNLSLEDERDMEKGIRVPVMVVGCGRDEMTTAGLQDQMTRPWAGAGYRFEVLDTGHWVMLEDAAGTNRLLGEFLDGLP from the coding sequence ATGGCATCATcatccctcccctccaagACCCTCCAGGTCTCGCCCACGATCACGTACAAGTACTACTACTCCCCGGCCTCCGAGCCGGCCCTGCAGACCCTGCTCTTCCTCCACGGCTTCCCCTCCACCGCGGCCGACTTCCGCCCGCAGCTCGAGCACTTCGCGTCCCGGGGCTACGGCGTCCTCGCGCCCGACCTCCTCGGCTACGGCGGGACCTCGAAGCCGGCCGACGCGCGCGAGTACGTCTGGCGCGCCATGAGCgcccacgtcgccgccatcctcgacgccgagggccttgcgggccgcgccgtcgtcggcgtgggCCACGACCTGGGCTCCTGGTTCCTGAGCCGGCTGTGCCACCTCCTGCCGCCGCGGCTCGGGCTCGCGGGGCTCGTCTTCCTGGACGTCGGGTACGCCCCGCCCGGCGGGCggttcgacgtcgaggcgaTCAACCGCGTGACGGCGGATGCGGCGACGGGCGACGAGCGGTTCCGGTACTGGGACCTCTTCGCGGGCGGGCCGGAGGCCGTCGCGCTGATGGACCGCGAGGCCGCGTCCGTGGTGTCGCTGATGCACGCGCCGCCCGGCGTGATGGCGGCAAACCTCGGCCCGCGGGGGCGGGCGAGGGAGTGGGTGTCCGCGGGCCGTGTGgtcgcgccggcggcggcggcggcggccggggacgCCTTCGCCACGGAGGCCTACCTGCGGGAGAAGACCGCCGTGTTCCAGGAGGGCGGGTGGACGGGGCCGACGAATTGGTACAGGGCGCTGCGGGACAACCTCTCGTTGGAGGACGAGAGGGACATGGAGAAGGGGATCCGGGtgccggtgatggtggtcGGGTGCGGGCGGgacgagatgacgacggcggggctGCAGGACCagatgacgaggccgtgggccggggccgggtACCGCTTCGAGGTGCTCGACACGGGGCACTGGGTCatgctcgaggacgcggcgggGACGAACAGGTTGCTGGGCGAGTTTCTGGACGGTCTTCCCTGA
- a CDS encoding WD repeat domain-containing protein, which produces MAALVGPLPQVKLPSGPSPVTAEQRYWKSFKNQLQIPSPTSYPITHISSTSSDGMFAVTTGTRVQLYSSRTRKLEKTITRFADVARSGSLRRDGRVLVAAEDTGRMQVFDTHSRSILKTWTKHRQPVWATRFSDAQPTTLLSASDDKTVRLWDLTANDPTHTFVGHSDYVRCAEFFPATSPSGVSNMLVSGSYDSTVKIWDPRIGTNAAVMTFKHAAPVESVLPLSSGTTLLASSGPNVSVLDLVAARPIHQISNHQKTVTSLSLASNGTRLVTGGLDGHVKVFETTAWNVVSSTKYPSPILSLRVLSASDSADHADRHLVVGMQSGVLSVRTRLTGPEATRHKEREREMAALIAGTLDQHDSVTKTRKRKAAAHRRLETLGEGQAEVIVAQDARVSRAKEAAWQKALRHGRYASALDQVLDPQGKDHSPLAVLTLLLALRHRSAVRDALVGRDERTVQPVLKWTCNHIIDPRYVSVCVEVGLVLVELYAEYAAASAELFEGFRTLRRRVGNEVEKAQLACETGGMVESLMMGSA; this is translated from the coding sequence ATGGCAGCCCTCGTGGGACCCCTCCCGCAGGTGAAGCTGCCCTCGGGCCCGTCCCCCGTGACGGCCGAGCAGCGCTACTGGAAGTCGTTCAAGAACCAGCTCCAGATCccttcgccgacgtcgtACCCGATCACACAcatctcctcgacctcgtcggaCGGCATGTTCGCCGTCACCACCGGCACCCGCGTCCAGCTCTACTCGTCGCGCACCcgcaagctcgagaagacCATCACGCGAttcgccgacgtcgcccgcTCCGGCTCCCtgcgccgcgacggccgcgtcctcgttgccgccgaggacaCGGGACGCATGCAGGTCTTCGACACCCACTCGCGCTCCATCCTCAAGACCTGGACCAAGCACCGCCAGCCCGTCTGGGCCACCCGCTTCTCCGACGCCCAGCCCACCACCCTGCTCTCCGCCTCCGACGACAAGACGGTCCGCCTCTGGGACCTCACGGCCAACGACCCGACCCACACCTTCGTCGGCCACTCAGACTACGTCCGCTGTGCCGAGTTCTTCCCAgccacctcgccctcgggcGTCAGCAACATGCTCGTCTCGGGCTCCTACGACTCCACCGTCAAGATCTGGGACCCGAGAATAGgcaccaacgccgccgtcatgacCTTCAAGCACGCCGCCCCGGTCGAGTCCGTCCTGCCCCTGTCTTCGGGCACCACCCTGCTCGCCTCCTCCGGCCCCAACGtctccgtcctcgacctcgttgcCGCCCGTCCTATCCACCAGATCTCCAACCACCAAAAGACCGTCACCTCCCTCAGCCTCGCCTCCAACGGCACCCGCCTCGTCACGGGTGGACTCGACGGCCACGTCAAGGTCTTTGAGACGACGGCCTGGAACGTCGTCTCGTCGACAAAGTACCCCTCGcccatcctctctctccgcGTGCTCTCGGCCTCCGACTCGGCCGACCACGCCGACcgccacctcgtcgtcggcatgcAGTCCGGCGTGCTCTCCGTCCGCACGCGCCTCACGGGACCCGAGGCCACCCGCCACAAGGAGCGCGAGCGCGAGATGGCCGCTCTCATCGCCGGCACCCTCGACCAACACGACAGCGTCACCAAGACGCGAAAGCGCAAGGCTGccgcccaccgccgcctcgagacCCTAGGCGAGGGCCAGGCTGAGGTCATCGTCGCGCAGGACGCCCGCGTCTCCCGCGCCAAGGAGGCTGCCTGGCAGAAGGCCCTGCGCCACGGCCGCTACGCGAGCGCCCTCGACCAGGTCCTCGACCCGCAGGGCAAAGACCACTCCCCGCTCGCCGTGCTGACGCTGTTGCTGGCGCTGCGACACCGGTCCGCCGTGCGGGACGCGCTCGTGGGCCGCGACGAGAGGACGGTGCAGCCGGTGCTCAAGTGGACGTGCAACCACATCATTGACCCGCGGTACGTGAGCGTCTGTGTCGAGGTCGGTCTCGTGCTTGTCGAGCTGTACGCCGAGTATGCCGCCGCGAGCGCCGAGCTGTTCGAGGGCTTCCGGACGCTGAGGCGCCGCGTCGGgaacgaggtcgagaaggccCAGCTCGCGTGCGAGACAGGGGGCATGGTGGAGAGTTTGATGATGGGGTCTGCTTGA
- a CDS encoding Glutamine synthetase, protein MATEAAFTSRPETLAKYLKLDQKGQIMAEYIWIDADGETRSKSREPHPTQHIDRLALCPKTPRTSSCRVQRRSSAIGGSCQSYFCALWAVGVSSVSWLGAKSPPPAKKWMTVDVLHRLPQRPQNAWGRWSTRSSAWHRQLDGKAHRMMSASVAKLAHELGRLETGSEEEGHFLSCARICDTLKEKEYTPEDLPMWNFDGSSTNQAPGDNSDVYLKPVAVFPDPFRGSPNILVLAECWNADGTPNKYNYRHECAKLMEAHAAHDPWFGLEQEYTLLDLSNRPFGWPANGFPAPQGPYYCGVGAGKVVQRDIVDAHYKACLYSGVKISGTNAEVMPAQWEFQVGPCVGIEMGDHLWLARFLLARIAEEFGAKVSVEPKPIPGDWNGAGLHSNFSTKEMRVEGGMKHIEAAIKKLEGRHKEHIAVYGEGNEKRLTGRHETGSIDQFSYGVANRGASIRIPRECAAKGYGYFEDRRPASNADPYRITGIMMETIFGSVA, encoded by the exons ATG GCGACAGAAGCTGCTTTCACCTCTAGGCCCGAGACT TTGGCCAAGTACCTCAAGCTTGACCAGAAGGGCCAAATCATGGCCGAGTACATCTGGATCGATGCTGACGGCGAGACCCGCTCCAAGTCGAGG GAACCCCACCCCACACAACATATCGATCGCCTGGCCCTTTGCCCCAAGACACCGAGGACCTCCAGCTGCAGGGTTCAACGCCGTAGCTCGGCTATTGGAGGTTCTTGCCAGTCGTATTTTTGCGCCCTTTGGGCCGTCGGCGTGTCTTCGGTGAGCTGGCTAGGGGCcaagtcgccgccgccggccaagaAGTGGATGACGGTGGACGTCCTCCACAGGCTGCCCCAAAGACCCCAAAACGCATGGGGCCGCTGGAGTACCCGTAGCTCCGCCTGGCATCGTCAGCTTGACGGCAAGGCGCATCGCATGATGTCAGCCTCGGTAGCCAAGTTGGCCCACGAGCTTGGTCGGCTGGAGACGGGTtcagaagaagaggggcaCTTTCTTTCATGCGCACGCATTTGCGAC AcgctcaaggagaaggagtaCACCCCCGAGGACCTTCCTATGTGGAACTTTGATGGTTCCTCCACCAACCAAGCCCCCGGCGACAACTCTGACGTCTACCTGaagcccgtcgccgtcttccccgACCCCTTCCGTGGATCCCCCaacatcctcgtcctcgccgagtGCTGGAATGCCGACGGCACCCCCAACAAGTACAACTACAGACATGAGTGCGCCAAGCTGATGGAGGCTCACGCCGCCCACGACCCCTGGTTCGGCCTCGAGCAAGAGTACACTCTGCTCGACCTTAGCAACCGCCCCTTCGGCTGGCCCGCTAACGGCTTCCCCGCCCCCCAGGGCCCCTACTACTGCggtgtcggcgccggcaaggtcgtccagcgcgacatcgtcgacgctCACTACAAGGCCTGCCTCTACTCTGGCGTCAAGATCTCGGGCACCAACGCCGAGGTCATGCCCGCCCAGTGGGAGTTCCAGGTCGGCCCCtgcgtcggcatcgagatGGGTGACCACCTCTGGCTCGCCCGCTTCCTCCTGGCCCGCATCGCTGAGGAGTTCGGCGCCAAGGTCTCGGTCGAGCCCAAGCCCATCCCCGGCGACTGGAACGGCGCTGGCCTGCACTCCAACTTCTCCACCAAGGAGATGCGTGTTGAGGGCGGCATGAAGCACATCGAGGCTGCTatcaagaagctcgagggccGCCACAAGGAGCACATCGCCGTCTACGGCGAGGGCAACGAGAAGCGTCTCACCGGCCGCCACGAGACGGGCTCCATCGACCAGTTCTCTTACGGAGTCGCCAACCGTGGTGCCTCGATCCGCATCCCCAGAGAGTGCGCCGCCAAGGGCTACGGTTACTTTGAGGACCGCCGCCCCGCCTCAAATGCCGACCCCTACAGAATTACTG GTATCATGATGGAGACTATTTTCGGTTCCGTCGCGTAA